A section of the Clostridium omnivorum genome encodes:
- the moaA gene encoding GTP 3',8-cyclase MoaA encodes MKDKVGREIEYLRISITDRCNLRCAYCMPESGIKLMDSSELMTFEEIEKVVKACAALGVSKIRITGGEPLVRKNASALVSKIKAVEGIEEVSMTTNGILLNEQLSELIAAGLDRVNISLDTLHSDRYYEITRGGELSKVLSAVDQSIKAGLITKLNTVIIRDFNYDELMDFVKLAEDLPVSVRFIELMPIGQGKDYKSVTTEEIRKTILKERQLEPFSQVTGNGPAVYYKTESSKGSIGFISPLSHEFCDSCNRIRFTAEGFLKLCLHWNLGINLKAALRRGCSLMELSKIIEKAVREKPNHHEFMMSMDNKVDYDTRKMVQIGG; translated from the coding sequence ATGAAAGATAAAGTAGGGAGAGAAATAGAGTATTTAAGAATATCAATTACAGATAGATGCAACTTAAGGTGTGCATATTGCATGCCTGAAAGTGGCATAAAGCTTATGGATAGTTCAGAACTTATGACCTTTGAGGAAATTGAAAAGGTAGTTAAAGCTTGTGCAGCACTAGGGGTATCTAAAATAAGAATTACCGGTGGAGAGCCTCTTGTACGAAAAAATGCATCAGCTTTAGTTTCTAAAATAAAGGCTGTAGAGGGCATTGAAGAGGTTAGCATGACTACTAATGGAATACTTCTTAATGAACAGCTTAGTGAATTAATAGCTGCTGGGCTTGACAGGGTAAATATAAGCCTAGATACTCTGCATAGTGATAGATACTATGAAATTACCAGAGGCGGGGAATTGAGTAAAGTACTAAGTGCTGTAGATCAAAGTATTAAGGCAGGATTAATTACTAAGCTAAATACAGTAATAATAAGAGATTTTAATTACGATGAGCTAATGGATTTTGTAAAGCTTGCAGAAGATTTGCCGGTTAGTGTGAGGTTTATAGAGTTAATGCCTATAGGACAAGGCAAGGATTATAAGTCCGTAACTACGGAGGAAATAAGGAAGACCATTTTAAAAGAGAGGCAATTAGAACCATTCAGCCAGGTAACAGGAAATGGTCCAGCTGTTTACTATAAAACCGAAAGCAGTAAGGGGAGTATTGGATTTATAAGTCCATTGAGTCATGAATTTTGTGATAGTTGTAACAGAATAAGGTTTACAGCAGAAGGATTTTTGAAGCTTTGTCTACACTGGAACTTAGGGATAAATTTAAAAGCAGCATTAAGGCGGGGATGTTCTCTGATGGAGCTTAGTAAGATAATTGAAAAGGCTGTGAGAGAGAAGCCAAACCATCATGAATTTATGATGAGTATGGATAACAAAGTAGATTATGATACAAGAAAAATGGTTCAAATAGGGGGGTAA
- a CDS encoding serine hydrolase produces the protein MPRSRIFKLFVLTMVSAIIIVSAIGTGVTSTITKAETEDKEFTSTQAQEYYMHEDEIQQYNDQKLLKSKQDMFLKTQQLKTNEQKKQKLEEEIKAYLASNMDNVGLSYYDINSGSEITINGDKTFLAASTVKVQMNIVLADLIKGGQISKDEALKYTDAFYEEGTGILQGQELTTPIPLTLLSKYSIVYSDNIATNMIMDRIGYEKMRTLIDSKIGHATDHSDNYITAKDETTLLKLLYENKDNNSLYNELIENMKNTEFHDRMDLYVPQNLVAHKIGSYDNYVNDVGIVYAKNPYILSVYTNEVENADEVIAHISQLIYNYQNSISE, from the coding sequence ATGCCGAGAAGTAGAATATTCAAATTGTTTGTATTGACTATGGTTTCAGCAATTATTATTGTTTCTGCCATAGGCACAGGGGTGACTAGCACTATAACAAAAGCTGAAACTGAAGACAAAGAATTTACTTCTACACAAGCACAGGAGTATTATATGCATGAAGATGAAATACAGCAGTATAATGACCAAAAGCTATTAAAATCTAAACAGGATATGTTTTTAAAAACGCAGCAGCTTAAAACCAATGAGCAGAAAAAACAAAAATTAGAAGAGGAAATAAAAGCTTATTTAGCAAGCAATATGGATAATGTAGGATTAAGCTATTATGATATTAACTCTGGTAGTGAAATAACAATAAATGGAGATAAAACATTTTTGGCTGCTAGTACTGTAAAGGTTCAAATGAATATTGTGCTTGCAGATTTGATTAAAGGTGGACAAATTTCTAAAGATGAAGCACTAAAGTATACTGATGCTTTTTATGAAGAAGGAACAGGAATACTTCAAGGACAGGAATTAACTACTCCAATACCTCTAACGCTTTTAAGCAAGTATTCCATTGTATATTCAGATAATATTGCAACTAATATGATTATGGATAGAATAGGTTATGAAAAAATGAGGACTCTTATAGATAGCAAAATTGGACATGCTACAGATCATAGCGATAACTATATTACAGCTAAGGATGAAACAACTCTTTTAAAGCTCTTATATGAAAATAAAGATAATAATTCCCTTTATAATGAGCTAATAGAAAATATGAAAAACACAGAATTCCACGATAGAATGGATTTATATGTACCTCAAAACCTAGTGGCTCATAAGATAGGAAGCTATGATAATTATGTTAATGATGTTGGAATAGTATACGCAAAGAACCCTTATATTTTATCCGTTTATACCAATGAAGTAGAAAATGCGGATGAGGTTATTGCACATATATCACAGTTAATTTATAACTATCAAAACAGTATTTCAGAATAA
- a CDS encoding VanW family protein, with protein sequence MDKNRRLALILLLFSINLIGCTNKERPTPVVPESSKPVEQSPSIGHSTGIEEQKPPEPPKPQEKAPEAPQKQASTKKPTILSSYETPLMDSSSTRVNNITLAAKKINNYTLKPGETFSFNNTVGKRTPEKGYKKAKILVKGEPAEDIGGGICQLSTTLYNAAEKSGMKIIERHHHSKAVCYVGKGKDATVSYGYYDFKFKNTKSYAIQIKTGISNGKVYVNIIKAE encoded by the coding sequence ATGGATAAGAATAGAAGACTTGCTCTTATTCTATTATTATTTTCCATTAATTTAATTGGCTGTACAAATAAAGAAAGGCCTACTCCTGTAGTACCTGAGTCTTCAAAACCTGTAGAGCAAAGCCCATCCATAGGTCACAGTACCGGAATAGAAGAACAAAAGCCACCTGAGCCTCCAAAGCCTCAGGAAAAAGCTCCAGAAGCTCCTCAAAAACAAGCAAGCACTAAGAAACCAACAATTTTATCTAGTTATGAAACTCCATTGATGGACAGCAGCAGCACTAGAGTAAACAATATAACCTTAGCTGCAAAGAAAATAAATAATTATACCCTTAAACCTGGTGAAACCTTTTCGTTCAATAACACAGTAGGAAAAAGAACACCAGAAAAAGGCTATAAAAAAGCAAAAATTCTAGTAAAGGGCGAACCTGCTGAAGACATAGGTGGAGGTATATGCCAATTGAGCACTACCCTATACAATGCTGCTGAAAAATCTGGTATGAAAATCATAGAAAGGCATCATCATAGTAAAGCTGTATGCTATGTAGGAAAAGGTAAGGATGCTACTGTAAGCTACGGATATTATGATTTTAAATTTAAAAACACAAAAAGTTATGCAATACAAATTAAAACAGGCATAAGTAACGGAAAGGTATATGTGAACATTATAAAAGCTGAATAA
- a CDS encoding DUF4367 domain-containing protein — MGIDNIIRKSLEDSVDNLDLPVEKYEEMFEHITSQERAIKRSFIKSLLQRVNILFRRINYKEAIGVAAFVMVLILVPTVVKYSRSKDINAAIDKDKAISSEKSVKGYDFSRQLELLVSDIIPRNREIIKDENQIKEKVPFPIEYPKFIPEGYKLANTDMEINEDYIGKIYSVGLVYKTASNNTFMIMQITETGKPGDIDKYEKISINGVDAYLYDPKIKNGNMQLMLWKNGKYYNVISDSIGKDNIINIAKSLDFNLQGDTRKSYRNGTFEYFEYNDSTKKMVPFTVDYPKYTPNGFKIHNTQIMQLKKEDKVLTIARENYNNGTGSMITISETDDKSKFQNITGKFKKETIDGIDGWYREDIEDKNKIIQIIFWENEKLYCVKGSNVTKEELIKVAKSL; from the coding sequence ATGGGAATTGATAACATTATAAGAAAAAGTTTAGAGGATAGTGTGGACAATTTAGACTTGCCTGTGGAAAAGTATGAAGAAATGTTTGAACATATTACTAGTCAGGAGAGAGCTATAAAACGGAGTTTTATTAAAAGTTTATTACAGAGAGTAAATATATTATTTAGGAGAATTAATTATAAAGAAGCTATAGGAGTTGCAGCTTTTGTGATGGTGCTTATTTTAGTACCAACTGTTGTTAAGTATAGTAGAAGCAAGGATATTAATGCAGCTATAGATAAAGATAAGGCTATTAGCAGCGAAAAAAGTGTAAAAGGCTATGATTTTTCAAGGCAGTTAGAGCTGTTAGTGTCTGATATTATTCCTAGGAATAGAGAAATAATTAAAGATGAAAATCAAATAAAAGAGAAGGTGCCATTTCCTATAGAATATCCTAAGTTTATACCGGAAGGTTACAAGTTAGCTAACACAGATATGGAAATTAACGAGGATTATATAGGGAAAATATATAGTGTAGGGCTTGTGTACAAAACAGCATCAAATAATACCTTTATGATAATGCAGATTACTGAAACAGGTAAGCCTGGTGATATTGATAAGTACGAAAAAATAAGTATTAATGGAGTGGATGCATATCTGTATGATCCGAAAATAAAAAACGGAAATATGCAGCTAATGCTTTGGAAGAATGGAAAGTATTACAATGTGATCTCTGATAGTATAGGAAAGGATAATATTATAAATATAGCTAAGTCTTTAGATTTTAATCTTCAGGGAGACACTAGAAAAAGTTATCGAAATGGAACATTTGAGTACTTTGAATATAATGATAGTACGAAAAAGATGGTGCCCTTTACAGTTGATTATCCTAAATATACTCCAAATGGCTTTAAGATACATAATACACAGATAATGCAGCTGAAAAAAGAAGACAAAGTACTCACTATCGCAAGGGAAAATTACAACAATGGAACGGGGAGCATGATAACTATAAGCGAAACTGATGATAAGAGTAAGTTTCAAAATATTACTGGAAAATTCAAAAAGGAAACTATTGATGGAATAGATGGCTGGTACCGTGAAGATATAGAGGACAAGAATAAAATCATACAAATAATATTTTGGGAAAATGAAAAACTCTACTGTGTAAAAGGAAGTAATGTTACAAAGGAAGAGCTAATAAAAGTGGCTAAGTCATTGTAA
- a CDS encoding DUF4317 domain-containing protein codes for MNKKDISSLKKEFSLDSYKLKLKEIYSVYIKKDNRAIIHSEGKYFDMLDAETQELYLDNFKKILSGSLDTKLFQLDFNNLEAEDSTQKMLYSALSEDDIEGFQMQMNKVIDKVIAYYNYDMDIVMSFIRADYYKGVSEKIDDYNRGEDDSSEGYQFIMATVNKVEIPKKTLMFDVANLQLRANSSLDITINLANPIEGFTFPIIDNGYSNVSKVLYYTSKTKERDTTFLEGVLGCEFTLTAEEEKDSFNAIISTVTAGKLTPTMIQDIYEEIYERAQDVEEGEIPTIGAKDIKSILECRDIEVAVDVEQAYEEVLATKEKELKVENVLPKLKGKSIKISNEDTNITISPKNLSTVKQVRDKNGNKCLLIQLTEDVVLDGLPIDVEEEF; via the coding sequence ATGAACAAAAAGGATATAAGTTCACTAAAGAAAGAGTTTAGTTTGGATAGCTATAAATTGAAGCTTAAAGAGATATATTCTGTTTATATCAAGAAGGATAATAGAGCAATAATACATAGTGAAGGCAAGTATTTTGATATGCTGGATGCAGAGACCCAAGAGCTGTATCTTGATAACTTTAAGAAGATACTTTCTGGAAGTTTAGATACTAAGCTTTTTCAGCTTGATTTTAATAACCTAGAAGCAGAGGACAGTACTCAAAAGATGCTTTATAGTGCTCTTTCAGAGGATGATATTGAAGGCTTTCAAATGCAGATGAACAAGGTTATTGATAAGGTTATAGCTTATTATAATTATGATATGGATATAGTAATGAGCTTTATAAGAGCTGATTATTACAAGGGTGTAAGTGAGAAAATAGACGATTATAATAGGGGAGAGGATGACAGCTCCGAAGGTTATCAGTTCATCATGGCAACTGTAAACAAGGTAGAAATACCTAAAAAGACCTTGATGTTTGATGTGGCAAATCTTCAGCTTAGGGCAAATTCCAGCTTGGATATAACCATCAATTTGGCAAATCCTATAGAGGGCTTTACTTTCCCTATAATTGATAATGGTTACTCAAATGTAAGTAAAGTACTGTATTATACTTCAAAGACTAAGGAAAGGGATACAACTTTCCTAGAAGGAGTATTAGGCTGTGAATTTACCCTTACTGCAGAAGAAGAAAAGGACTCCTTTAATGCAATTATTTCTACAGTTACAGCAGGAAAGCTGACTCCAACTATGATTCAGGATATTTATGAGGAAATATATGAAAGAGCTCAGGATGTAGAGGAAGGAGAAATTCCTACTATAGGAGCAAAGGACATTAAGAGCATATTAGAATGCAGGGATATAGAAGTAGCTGTGGATGTGGAACAAGCTTATGAAGAGGTTCTAGCTACTAAGGAAAAGGAACTTAAGGTAGAAAATGTGCTTCCTAAATTAAAAGGAAAATCCATTAAAATTTCTAATGAGGATACAAACATAACTATTTCACCTAAAAATTTAAGCACTGTTAAGCAAGTAAGGGATAAGAATGGAAATAAGTGCTTATTAATTCAATTAACTGAAGATGTTGTATTAGATGGGCTTCCAATTGATGTAGAGGAAGAATTTTAG
- a CDS encoding MetQ/NlpA family ABC transporter substrate-binding protein, translating to MKIKRLTTLILGILFTASALVGCGNTKTSTISSNAGSAKKQEIKLGITGDDHKIWDNVKERLAKENIDLKIVSFSDYVRPNMALNDGEIDANAFQTVAYFEKFKADHKLDLTSLGYTILAPMGIYSSSLKNIKDLNDGAKVAIPNDATNGGRALLLLQDAGFIKLKDGAGITPTVKDIAENPKNLKIVELVATQIPRSIKDVDAAAINNGVAVEAGYSPLKDSIYIEDVKKDSAKNYFNIIAVKTKDKDNAALKKLIQVYQSEETKKLIEETYKGSSIPAF from the coding sequence ATGAAAATAAAAAGATTAACAACCTTAATTTTAGGAATTCTATTTACAGCTTCAGCTTTAGTTGGCTGTGGAAATACAAAAACAAGCACTATTTCAAGTAATGCTGGTTCAGCAAAAAAGCAAGAAATAAAATTGGGAATAACAGGTGATGACCATAAGATATGGGACAATGTAAAGGAAAGGCTGGCAAAGGAAAATATTGATTTAAAAATAGTAAGCTTTAGTGATTATGTAAGGCCGAATATGGCATTAAATGATGGAGAGATAGATGCAAATGCTTTTCAGACAGTGGCATATTTTGAAAAGTTTAAAGCAGATCATAAGCTGGACCTCACTTCACTAGGATATACTATATTGGCCCCTATGGGCATATATTCTAGCAGCTTAAAGAATATAAAGGACTTAAATGATGGAGCAAAGGTGGCTATACCTAATGATGCAACAAATGGTGGAAGAGCATTACTATTACTTCAGGATGCAGGTTTCATTAAATTAAAGGATGGAGCGGGTATCACACCAACGGTGAAGGATATAGCAGAAAATCCTAAAAATCTTAAGATTGTGGAGCTAGTAGCCACACAAATTCCTAGGTCAATAAAGGATGTGGATGCTGCAGCAATCAATAATGGAGTAGCTGTTGAGGCAGGTTATTCACCACTTAAGGATTCTATATATATAGAAGATGTAAAGAAGGACAGTGCAAAGAATTACTTTAATATAATTGCAGTAAAGACAAAAGATAAAGACAACGCTGCCTTAAAGAAGCTTATCCAGGTTTATCAAAGCGAAGAAACTAAAAAGCTTATTGAAGAAACCTATAAGGGTTCATCAATACCCGCATTTTAA
- a CDS encoding RNA polymerase sigma factor, producing MIEIDYITKAQRGDKQAFKFIFTSYRQKVYRTAFLVLKDYQYAEDVVQETFMQVYLKLDKLSNPVAFDKWLYRITMNLCIEVIRKHKKISLEASKEDLDVDRENLVIDMNAPESKLIEKEQQKSILKCISELPVKHRAVLILYYYNDFDVKEIAEILGSMEGTVKSRLFYGRRLLKEALKAEGLDMPENTDGGVMYGN from the coding sequence TTGATTGAGATTGATTATATTACCAAAGCTCAAAGGGGAGATAAACAGGCCTTTAAATTTATCTTCACAAGCTACAGACAAAAAGTGTACAGGACTGCCTTTTTGGTGCTTAAAGACTATCAGTACGCAGAGGATGTTGTGCAGGAAACATTTATGCAAGTATATTTAAAGCTTGATAAACTTTCAAATCCTGTGGCCTTTGATAAATGGCTTTACAGAATAACTATGAATTTATGTATAGAAGTCATTAGAAAGCATAAGAAAATTTCCTTAGAAGCTTCTAAGGAAGATTTAGATGTAGATAGAGAAAATTTAGTTATCGATATGAATGCGCCTGAGAGCAAATTAATTGAAAAGGAACAGCAGAAGAGTATATTGAAATGTATTTCGGAGCTTCCCGTTAAGCATAGGGCTGTTTTAATTTTATACTATTATAATGACTTTGATGTAAAAGAAATTGCTGAAATTTTAGGATCAATGGAGGGAACAGTTAAATCAAGATTATTTTATGGAAGAAGACTCCTCAAAGAAGCCTTAAAGGCAGAGGGACTGGATATGCCAGAAAACACTGATGGAGGTGTTATGTATGGGAATTGA
- a CDS encoding methionine ABC transporter ATP-binding protein: MIWLKDISKVYSSREQRVEALKNVNLHIEKGKIYGIIGFSGAGKSTLIRCINLLEKPTKGQVTVNGKELTSLTPRELRKTREKIGMIFQHFNLMKSRTVYQNIAYPLKRKKLEKSVEREKVMKLLELVGLTDKVNAYPSQLSGGQKQRVAIARALANEPEVLLCDEATSALDPQTTQSILRLLKEINKKLNLTIVIITHQMEVVKEICHKIAVMDSGKVVEEGDIIQIFSSPKAEITKEFVSTVFHYDKIYEFLGQKEFVDVITEGEAILKISFIGEKTGQAFISKISRKYNVDASILFGNIEIVQDVPIGNLIVKFSGSKEGIVKSIAYLEENNIHAEVIRNATPSLYLYAQCGRTLS, encoded by the coding sequence ATGATTTGGCTTAAGGACATCAGCAAGGTTTATTCAAGTAGAGAGCAGAGGGTAGAAGCACTTAAGAATGTTAATTTACATATTGAAAAAGGGAAAATATATGGGATTATTGGATTTAGCGGGGCTGGGAAAAGTACTCTTATTCGCTGTATAAACTTGCTAGAAAAGCCAACTAAGGGTCAGGTTACGGTAAATGGTAAAGAACTTACAAGCCTTACCCCGAGAGAGCTTAGGAAAACAAGGGAAAAGATAGGAATGATATTTCAGCACTTCAACCTAATGAAATCAAGGACTGTTTATCAAAACATTGCTTATCCGTTAAAGAGAAAAAAGCTTGAAAAGTCTGTAGAAAGAGAAAAGGTAATGAAGCTGCTTGAACTTGTTGGGCTTACCGATAAGGTTAATGCTTATCCGTCACAGCTCAGCGGGGGTCAAAAGCAGAGAGTGGCTATAGCGAGAGCATTGGCTAATGAGCCTGAGGTGCTTTTATGTGATGAAGCAACTTCAGCACTAGATCCTCAGACCACTCAATCTATTCTTAGACTTTTGAAGGAAATCAATAAAAAACTAAATTTAACCATAGTAATTATTACTCATCAAATGGAGGTAGTTAAAGAAATCTGCCACAAGATAGCTGTTATGGATTCAGGAAAAGTGGTAGAAGAAGGGGATATTATTCAGATCTTTTCTAGTCCAAAAGCTGAAATAACTAAAGAGTTTGTTTCTACAGTATTCCATTATGATAAAATTTATGAGTTTTTGGGGCAAAAAGAATTCGTTGATGTAATAACTGAAGGGGAGGCTATATTAAAGATTTCTTTTATAGGTGAAAAAACTGGTCAGGCATTTATATCGAAAATATCAAGAAAATATAATGTAGATGCCAGCATCTTGTTTGGAAATATTGAAATAGTACAGGATGTACCTATTGGAAATCTTATAGTTAAATTTAGCGGCAGCAAGGAAGGAATAGTAAAGTCAATTGCTTATCTAGAAGAAAATAATATTCATGCGGAGGTGATTAGAAATGCTACACCATCTTTATACCTTTATGCCCAATGTGGTAGAACTCTTTCCTGA
- a CDS encoding M20 family metallopeptidase encodes MNHFENLKDRIISSIEDEKEEYLAISHQIHERPEIGNQEFFASKLLSDTLESYGFAIERAVAGHATAFIARKKSSKITGPVIGYLAEYDALPNLGHACGHNIIGTTSIASAIALSKVIDEIGGEIVVLGTPAEEGGENGSAKGSFVKHNLLQGIDACMMIHPSNQTSVTGTSLAVDPLDFEFIGRPAHAAACPEEGINALDAVISLFNGINALRQHLPSDVRIHGIITHGGDAPNIVPEYSKARFFIRASTRKGCDEVTEKVKNIASGAALATGAKVNIISFQNKVDDLLINTKFDEVFVDSMKTLGIEVPSKTSKGLGSTDAGNISQVVPTIHPYIRIGPSNLVGHTKEFCAAAKSTEADDALILAAKALALTGLKLLTDGDKLMEIKSEFERCKKGDASKLL; translated from the coding sequence ATGAATCATTTTGAAAACCTGAAGGATAGAATTATATCATCCATAGAAGATGAAAAAGAAGAATACCTAGCGATAAGTCATCAAATACATGAGAGACCTGAAATAGGAAATCAGGAGTTTTTTGCTTCTAAGCTGCTTTCAGACACCTTAGAAAGCTATGGCTTTGCCATTGAAAGAGCTGTGGCTGGCCATGCTACTGCTTTTATTGCTCGAAAAAAGTCTTCAAAAATCACTGGACCTGTTATAGGTTATTTGGCAGAATATGATGCTCTTCCAAATCTGGGTCATGCTTGTGGTCATAATATAATAGGCACTACCAGTATAGCCTCTGCTATAGCTCTGTCCAAAGTTATTGATGAAATCGGTGGAGAAATAGTTGTTTTAGGCACACCAGCTGAAGAAGGAGGAGAAAACGGCAGCGCAAAAGGAAGCTTTGTAAAGCATAACCTGCTTCAAGGCATCGATGCCTGTATGATGATTCACCCTTCAAATCAAACTTCAGTAACTGGAACCTCCCTTGCTGTAGATCCATTAGACTTTGAGTTTATTGGAAGGCCAGCTCATGCGGCTGCTTGTCCTGAAGAAGGTATTAACGCCTTAGATGCAGTGATTTCTCTATTTAACGGAATAAATGCATTAAGACAGCACCTACCTAGCGATGTACGAATTCACGGTATTATTACCCACGGGGGAGATGCACCCAATATAGTACCTGAATACTCTAAAGCAAGATTCTTCATAAGGGCTTCTACAAGAAAAGGTTGTGACGAAGTAACTGAAAAGGTTAAAAATATTGCCAGCGGCGCTGCTTTAGCCACCGGGGCAAAGGTTAATATAATATCCTTTCAAAATAAGGTAGATGACTTGCTGATTAATACTAAATTCGATGAAGTTTTTGTAGATAGTATGAAAACACTTGGGATAGAAGTACCTAGTAAAACCTCTAAGGGCTTAGGCTCTACAGACGCAGGCAACATAAGCCAGGTAGTTCCAACAATTCACCCATATATAAGGATTGGTCCAAGTAATTTAGTAGGGCATACTAAGGAGTTCTGTGCTGCAGCAAAATCCACTGAAGCTGATGATGCCTTAATTCTTGCTGCAAAGGCTCTAGCTCTAACAGGACTTAAGCTATTAACTGATGGAGATAAATTAATGGAGATTAAGTCTGAATTTGAAAGGTGTAAAAAAGGAGATGCTTCAAAACTACTTTAA
- a CDS encoding methionine ABC transporter permease has translation MLHHLYTFMPNVVELFPDMIKATLETLLMVFIAGSISTLIGIPIGVTLVVTRPGHILENKIIYNLVGKIINVFRSIPFVILLAAIIPLTRLIVGTTIGMKGALVPLVFGSTPFVARQIESALLDIDRGVIEAAQAMGSSPFEIIYRVLLREGLPGIIYALTITTVSLIGFSAMAGTVGGGGLGDFAIRYGYQYFKTDVMVATIIILLIIVTGIQSIGEFLLKKLSH, from the coding sequence ATGCTACACCATCTTTATACCTTTATGCCCAATGTGGTAGAACTCTTTCCTGATATGATAAAAGCTACTTTAGAAACGCTGCTTATGGTATTTATAGCAGGTAGCATTTCTACCTTGATTGGTATTCCTATTGGAGTAACATTAGTAGTTACAAGGCCAGGACATATACTTGAAAATAAGATTATCTATAATTTAGTTGGTAAGATAATTAATGTATTCAGATCTATTCCTTTTGTGATTCTACTTGCAGCAATAATTCCTTTAACCAGATTAATTGTTGGAACTACTATCGGGATGAAGGGGGCATTAGTTCCACTTGTTTTTGGTTCAACACCTTTTGTAGCGAGACAAATTGAATCGGCATTATTAGATATTGATAGGGGAGTGATTGAAGCAGCACAGGCTATGGGCTCCAGTCCCTTTGAAATAATTTACAGAGTACTGCTAAGAGAAGGGCTTCCAGGGATAATATACGCTTTAACAATTACAACTGTAAGCCTTATAGGCTTTTCAGCTATGGCAGGAACTGTTGGAGGAGGAGGTCTTGGAGACTTTGCAATTAGGTACGGCTACCAGTATTTCAAGACTGATGTTATGGTAGCAACAATTATTATACTTCTAATTATAGTAACGGGAATTCAAAGCATTGGAGAATTTTTATTAAAAAAGTTAAGTCATTAG
- the moaC gene encoding cyclic pyranopterin monophosphate synthase MoaC — protein MLEEHRLNHFDSEGKAIMVDVSHKEDTLRIAAARGKVKMKMETIELIESGKMGKGDVLGVARVAGIMAVKRTSELIPMCHPLFITGSEVSFNIDKERSCIHIKAVVRTTGKTGVEMEALTAVSIAALTIYDMCKAVDKAMVIEDIYLYKKEGGKSGIFINER, from the coding sequence ATGCTTGAGGAACACAGGTTAAATCATTTTGACAGTGAGGGAAAGGCTATTATGGTTGACGTAAGCCATAAGGAGGACACCTTAAGGATTGCTGCTGCTAGGGGCAAGGTTAAAATGAAAATGGAAACTATAGAACTAATTGAGAGCGGGAAGATGGGAAAGGGGGATGTACTTGGGGTAGCTAGAGTAGCTGGAATTATGGCAGTAAAGAGAACCTCTGAGCTTATTCCTATGTGCCATCCACTTTTTATTACGGGAAGTGAAGTAAGCTTTAATATAGACAAAGAAAGGTCATGTATTCATATAAAGGCTGTGGTTAGAACTACAGGAAAGACTGGAGTTGAGATGGAAGCGCTAACGGCTGTGTCAATAGCTGCACTTACAATATACGATATGTGCAAAGCTGTAGATAAGGCCATGGTTATAGAAGATATTTATCTCTATAAAAAAGAGGGAGGAAAGAGTGGGATTTTTATAAATGAAAGATAA
- a CDS encoding MOSC domain-containing protein: MGKVLAVCVSEIRGIQKKDISKVELIENYGLKNDAHAGTWHRQVSLLAIEKIEEFEKRGIELEHGAFGENFVVSGIDLVKLPIGTRLKIGEAEIEVTQIGKRCHSRCHIYDTVGDCIMPREGIFAKVIKGGMVKVDDEVEVI; this comes from the coding sequence ATGGGAAAGGTACTAGCTGTGTGTGTAAGTGAAATAAGGGGAATACAAAAAAAGGATATAAGTAAGGTAGAACTAATTGAAAATTATGGGCTTAAGAATGATGCCCACGCAGGAACTTGGCACAGGCAGGTAAGTCTCTTAGCTATAGAAAAAATAGAGGAATTTGAAAAACGCGGTATAGAGCTTGAACACGGCGCCTTTGGAGAAAACTTTGTGGTTTCAGGCATTGATCTTGTTAAGCTTCCAATAGGTACAAGGCTAAAAATAGGAGAAGCTGAAATTGAAGTTACTCAAATAGGAAAGCGGTGTCATTCCAGATGCCATATTTATGATACTGTTGGTGACTGCATAATGCCTAGGGAGGGCATTTTTGCAAAGGTGATAAAGGGCGGAATGGTAAAAGTAGATGATGAGGTAGAAGTTATCTAA